Proteins from a genomic interval of Colletes latitarsis isolate SP2378_abdomen chromosome 12, iyColLati1, whole genome shotgun sequence:
- the Unc-115a gene encoding actin binding LIM protein Uncoordinated 115a isoform X1: protein MKSKTSENFIASESNGVKRDQELKQKQLKKGKTFCQSCKKKCSGEVLRVQDKYFHIGCFKCAQCSSSLAQGGFFAREGSYYCTKDYRERWGTKCAGCGEYVEGDVVTAGEKHAFHPNCFHCQRCRQPLLGQGTNVSLVQGQALCHRCVGIPVREASMPVGYCAVARYSGDGPSDPGACAGCGNQLREGQALVALDRQWHVWCFKCHSCDTVLHGEYMGKDGVPYCEKDYQKQFGVKCAYCNRYISGKVLQAGDNHHFHPTCARCTKCGDPFGDGEEMYLQGAAIWHPRCGPGPSGPNGIVNGHGEAHTPQHRESERISSSASEMQFSLRSRTPSLNGSLCSPYSSLSRKYYPARTGSPGLILREYGRGASEDVSRIYTYSYLTETPSQGYLRRPIQPYDKPPTSPHFHRPSSSRSIRSSGGRSSRSGMRALVDALSEPRPKSPASQVDNDEPIELAHYPDAMKPPPGTKPPIERDDFPAPPYPYTDPERRRRWSDTYKGVPASDDEDEVDNKTYIKEVEEKLKKEQDELSKIDTGIAKVFLQDREKDRENLRHKAANVDPRNASRTPSAAREPTYRLRYESPVGASPSRNIDHARPWEDDDGFSYRSSGPSYNVGRSSARSPAPRNYPPLGTQRAFTLPNAARHYNSGDYSFSGMGDKTHSTDFSSGKSDISTGSITDVDRRALVCTTAPYYSRRISMNDGGMLPSSTTYTGGLGSVVGSHGGHHVRRSLPDMGTTSSEPPKLYPYHLLVITNYRLPADVDRCNLERHLSDAEFEAVLQFTRAEFYRLPQWRRNEIKRRARLF from the exons ATGAAGTCGAAGACGAGCGAGAATTTTATAGCGAGTGAAAGTAACGGGGTCAAGAGGGATCAGGAACTCAAGCAGAAACAGCTCAAGAAGG GTAAAACGTTCTGCCAGTCCTGCAAGAAGAAGTGCAGCGGAGAGGTGCTACGAGTGCAGGACAAGTATTTTCACATAGGGTGTTTCAAGTGTGCTCAATGTAGCTCGAGCTTGGCGCAGGGCGGCTTTTTCGCGCGCGAGGGCTCTTACTACTGCACCAAG GACTACAGGGAACGGTGGGGCACCAAGTGCGCCGGCTGCGGGGAGTACGTGGAGGGCGACGTGGTGACCGCGGGCGAGAAGCACGCGTTCCATCCGAATTGTTTTCACTGCCAGAGATGCAGACAGCCGCTGTTGGGCCAGGGGACCAACGTGTCCCTCGTTCAAG GTCAAGCTCTATGTCATCGATGCGTCGGTATCCCGGTTCGAGAGGCCTCGATGCCGGTTGGTTACTGCGCTGTCGCCAGATATTCCGGAGACGGGCCCTCCGACCCCGGTGCTTGCGCCGGTTGCGGAAACCAATTACGAGAAGGTCAAGCTTTGGTCGCTCTCGATCGCCAATGGCACGTCTGGTGCTTCAAGTGCCACAGCTGCGACACCGTGCTTCACGGCGAATACATGGGAAA AGACGGGGTACCTTATTGCGAGAAGGACTATCAGAAGCAGTTTGGCGTCAAGTGCGCCTACTGCAATCGCTACATCAGCGGCAAGGTGCTGCAAGCCGGTGACAATCATCATTTTCATCCGACTTGCGCGCGATGCACCAAGTGCGGGGACCCATTCGGGGACGGTGAAGAGATGTATTTGCAGGGCGCCGCGATATGGCATCCGCGTTGCGGCCCGGGGCCCAGTGGTCCCAACGGTATCGTCAACGGCCACGGCGAAGCTCACACTCCCCAGCATCGAGAATCCGAACGGATCTCCAGCAGTGCTTCTGAAATGCAG TTTTCATTGCGGTCACGCACGCCAAGCCTGAACGGATCACTCTGCAGCCCTTACAGCAGCCTCAGTCGCAAG TATTACCCCGCACGAACTGGCAGTCCCGGACTGATATTGAGAGAGTACGGACGCGGTGCATCCGAGGATGTGTCTAGGATTTACACTTACTCGTACTTGACCGAAACGCCCAGCCAAGGATACCTGAGACGCCCGATACAGCCCTACGACAAACCTCCGACTAGCCCACACTTTCATAGACCTAGCT cctcgCGTTCGATAAGGAGCAGCGGTGGACGCAGCAGCCGATCCGGAATGCGAGCTCTGGTCGATGCTCTCAGCGAGCCCAGACCGAAGTCGCCGGCCAGTCAAGTAGATAATGACGAGCCAATAGAGCTGGCGCATTATCCGGACGCTATGAAGCCACCTCCTGGAACCAAGCCGCCGATCGAACGGGACGATTTCCCGGCTCCTCCTTATCCTTACACGGATCCCGAGAGACGTAGACGATGGTCCGACACGTACAAG GGTGTACCCGCGTCCGACGACGAAGACGAAGTCGACAACAAAACGTACATAAAGGAGGTGGAGGAGAAACTGAAAAAGGAACAGGACGAGCTGAGCAAAATCGACACTGGGATAGCGAAGGTGTTCCTGCAAGATCGCGAAAAGGATCGGGAGAACTTGAGACACAAAGCGGCGAACGTGGATCCTAGAAACGCGTCGAGAACACCGTCGGCGGCCAGAGAACCGACTTACAGACTGCGATACGAGAGCCCGGTCGGCGCAT CACCCTCGAGAAATATAGATCACGCGAGACCCTGGGAAGACGACGACGGTTTTAGCTACAGATCCAGCGGTCCGAGTTACAACG TTGGGAGGTCATCGGCACGCTCCCCGGCTCCCAGAAACTATCCACCCCTTGGTACTCAACGCGCCTTCACTCTTCCAAACGCCGCTAGGCACTATAATTCG GGTGATTATTCGTTCAGTGGGATGGGAGACAAGACGCACAGCACTGATTTCTCATCTGGCAAGTCAGATA TATCGACAGGCAGCATCACGGATGTGGATCGACGGGCATTGGTATGTACCACAGCCCCATACTACTCCCGGCGAATTAGCATG AATGATGGTGGAATGCTTCCATCATCGACCACGTATACAGGTGGCCTCGGTTCGGTGGTCGGAAGTCACGGGGGCCATCATGTGAGAAGATCGTTGCCAGACATGggtactacgtcatccgaaccacCGAAACTCTATCCTTACCACTTACTTGTCATCACTAACTATAGGCTGCCCGCCGACGTGGATCGTTGCAACCTTGAA CGACATCTTTCCGACGCGGAGTTCGAGGCAGTTCTTCAGTTTACACGTGCAGAATTCTATAGACTACCACAATGGCGTCGTAACGAGATCAAAAGACGCGCCCGACTGTTTTAA
- the Unc-115a gene encoding actin binding LIM protein Uncoordinated 115a isoform X2, with amino-acid sequence MKSKTSENFIASESNGVKRDQELKQKQLKKGKTFCQSCKKKCSGEVLRVQDKYFHIGCFKCAQCSSSLAQGGFFAREGSYYCTKDYRERWGTKCAGCGEYVEGDVVTAGEKHAFHPNCFHCQRCRQPLLGQGTNVSLVQGQALCHRCVGIPVREASMPVGYCAVARYSGDGPSDPGACAGCGNQLREGQALVALDRQWHVWCFKCHSCDTVLHGEYMGKDGVPYCEKDYQKQFGVKCAYCNRYISGKVLQAGDNHHFHPTCARCTKCGDPFGDGEEMYLQGAAIWHPRCGPGPSGPNGIVNGHGEAHTPQHRESERISSSASEMQFSLRSRTPSLNGSLCSPYSSLSRKYYPARTGSPGLILREYGRGASEDVSRIYTYSYLTETPSQGYLRRPIQPYDKPPTSPHFHRPSSSRSIRSSGGRSSRSGMRALVDALSEPRPKSPASQVDNDEPIELAHYPDAMKPPPGTKPPIERDDFPAPPYPYTDPERRRRWSDTYKGVPASDDEDEVDNKTYIKEVEEKLKKEQDELSKIDTGIAKVFLQDREKDRENLRHKAANVDPRNASRTPSAAREPTYRLRYESPVGASPSRNIDHARPWEDDDGFSYRSSGPSYNVVSSLRHIPKPGYGLAPRSHTFSSTGGSVSALPGDYSFSGMGDKTHSTDFSSGKSDISTGSITDVDRRALVCTTAPYYSRRISMNDGGMLPSSTTYTGGLGSVVGSHGGHHVRRSLPDMGTTSSEPPKLYPYHLLVITNYRLPADVDRCNLERHLSDAEFEAVLQFTRAEFYRLPQWRRNEIKRRARLF; translated from the exons ATGAAGTCGAAGACGAGCGAGAATTTTATAGCGAGTGAAAGTAACGGGGTCAAGAGGGATCAGGAACTCAAGCAGAAACAGCTCAAGAAGG GTAAAACGTTCTGCCAGTCCTGCAAGAAGAAGTGCAGCGGAGAGGTGCTACGAGTGCAGGACAAGTATTTTCACATAGGGTGTTTCAAGTGTGCTCAATGTAGCTCGAGCTTGGCGCAGGGCGGCTTTTTCGCGCGCGAGGGCTCTTACTACTGCACCAAG GACTACAGGGAACGGTGGGGCACCAAGTGCGCCGGCTGCGGGGAGTACGTGGAGGGCGACGTGGTGACCGCGGGCGAGAAGCACGCGTTCCATCCGAATTGTTTTCACTGCCAGAGATGCAGACAGCCGCTGTTGGGCCAGGGGACCAACGTGTCCCTCGTTCAAG GTCAAGCTCTATGTCATCGATGCGTCGGTATCCCGGTTCGAGAGGCCTCGATGCCGGTTGGTTACTGCGCTGTCGCCAGATATTCCGGAGACGGGCCCTCCGACCCCGGTGCTTGCGCCGGTTGCGGAAACCAATTACGAGAAGGTCAAGCTTTGGTCGCTCTCGATCGCCAATGGCACGTCTGGTGCTTCAAGTGCCACAGCTGCGACACCGTGCTTCACGGCGAATACATGGGAAA AGACGGGGTACCTTATTGCGAGAAGGACTATCAGAAGCAGTTTGGCGTCAAGTGCGCCTACTGCAATCGCTACATCAGCGGCAAGGTGCTGCAAGCCGGTGACAATCATCATTTTCATCCGACTTGCGCGCGATGCACCAAGTGCGGGGACCCATTCGGGGACGGTGAAGAGATGTATTTGCAGGGCGCCGCGATATGGCATCCGCGTTGCGGCCCGGGGCCCAGTGGTCCCAACGGTATCGTCAACGGCCACGGCGAAGCTCACACTCCCCAGCATCGAGAATCCGAACGGATCTCCAGCAGTGCTTCTGAAATGCAG TTTTCATTGCGGTCACGCACGCCAAGCCTGAACGGATCACTCTGCAGCCCTTACAGCAGCCTCAGTCGCAAG TATTACCCCGCACGAACTGGCAGTCCCGGACTGATATTGAGAGAGTACGGACGCGGTGCATCCGAGGATGTGTCTAGGATTTACACTTACTCGTACTTGACCGAAACGCCCAGCCAAGGATACCTGAGACGCCCGATACAGCCCTACGACAAACCTCCGACTAGCCCACACTTTCATAGACCTAGCT cctcgCGTTCGATAAGGAGCAGCGGTGGACGCAGCAGCCGATCCGGAATGCGAGCTCTGGTCGATGCTCTCAGCGAGCCCAGACCGAAGTCGCCGGCCAGTCAAGTAGATAATGACGAGCCAATAGAGCTGGCGCATTATCCGGACGCTATGAAGCCACCTCCTGGAACCAAGCCGCCGATCGAACGGGACGATTTCCCGGCTCCTCCTTATCCTTACACGGATCCCGAGAGACGTAGACGATGGTCCGACACGTACAAG GGTGTACCCGCGTCCGACGACGAAGACGAAGTCGACAACAAAACGTACATAAAGGAGGTGGAGGAGAAACTGAAAAAGGAACAGGACGAGCTGAGCAAAATCGACACTGGGATAGCGAAGGTGTTCCTGCAAGATCGCGAAAAGGATCGGGAGAACTTGAGACACAAAGCGGCGAACGTGGATCCTAGAAACGCGTCGAGAACACCGTCGGCGGCCAGAGAACCGACTTACAGACTGCGATACGAGAGCCCGGTCGGCGCAT CACCCTCGAGAAATATAGATCACGCGAGACCCTGGGAAGACGACGACGGTTTTAGCTACAGATCCAGCGGTCCGAGTTACAACG TTGTGAGCTCCCTTCGGCACATCCCGAAGCCAGGGTACGGTCTGGCACCGCGAAGTCACACCTTCTCCTCGACCGGCGGTTCTGTATCTGCTCTCCCT GGTGATTATTCGTTCAGTGGGATGGGAGACAAGACGCACAGCACTGATTTCTCATCTGGCAAGTCAGATA TATCGACAGGCAGCATCACGGATGTGGATCGACGGGCATTGGTATGTACCACAGCCCCATACTACTCCCGGCGAATTAGCATG AATGATGGTGGAATGCTTCCATCATCGACCACGTATACAGGTGGCCTCGGTTCGGTGGTCGGAAGTCACGGGGGCCATCATGTGAGAAGATCGTTGCCAGACATGggtactacgtcatccgaaccacCGAAACTCTATCCTTACCACTTACTTGTCATCACTAACTATAGGCTGCCCGCCGACGTGGATCGTTGCAACCTTGAA CGACATCTTTCCGACGCGGAGTTCGAGGCAGTTCTTCAGTTTACACGTGCAGAATTCTATAGACTACCACAATGGCGTCGTAACGAGATCAAAAGACGCGCCCGACTGTTTTAA